In Passer domesticus isolate bPasDom1 chromosome 9, bPasDom1.hap1, whole genome shotgun sequence, a genomic segment contains:
- the DNAJB8 gene encoding dnaJ homolog subfamily B member 8 — MVDYYKVLGLQKNASQDAVKKSYHKMALKWHPDKNPRNKEEAEKKFKEIVEAYEILSDPQKRLLYDKSVEESRARRERPAADYNSFSGSHHGFPEQEEVFRSTYPFTCIFLNSFDIRINGEDWQSASGRGGRPREMFMQQNSFCPDGHHASFFAENTSGPYGPRTVITTTEVINGKTITTRKIFEDGQETKEVEEDGQLKSVIINGREYLNL; from the coding sequence ATGGTAGATTACTACAAGGTCCTTGGACTGCAAAAAAATGCCTCACAGGATGCTGTTAAGAAATCCTACCACAAAATGGCACTAAAATGGCATCCTGATAAGAATCCCAGAAACAAGGAGGAAGCTGAAAAGAAATTCAAAGAAATTGTTGAAGCATACGAGATTTTGTCCGACCCTCAGAAGCGATTACTCTATGACAAGTCTGttgaggagagcagagcccgCAGAGAGAGACCTGCAGCGGATTATAACAGCTTCTCTGGCTCCCACCATGGATTCCCTGAACAAGAAGAGGTCTTTAGAAGCACGTATCCATTTACATGTATTTTCTTGAACTCTTTTGACATCAGAATCAATGGTGAAGACTGGCAGAGTGCAagtgggagaggaggaaggcCCAGGGAGATGTTCATGCAACAGAATTCATTCTGTCCCGACGGGCACCACGCCTCCTTCTTTGCTGAAAACACATCTGGGCCATATGGTCCCAGAACAGTGATAACCACTACTGAAGTGATCAATGGCAAGACCATCACCACCCGGAAAATCTTTGAGGATGGGCAGGAGACAAAAGAAGTGGAAGAAGATGGTCAGCTGAAGTCTGTAATAATCAATGGGAGAGAGTACCTGAATCTTTAA